From the genome of Brassica oleracea var. oleracea cultivar TO1000 chromosome C4, BOL, whole genome shotgun sequence:
CTTTGATCGTGTGGCTTGTTTGCTTATTAGAAATGTATTGACTTGATAGCATTTCTTGTTTATGGCCGTATGTTAAATATTTTATGTGATCTAAAATTGATTGATATATGATTTGAGATGTCAAAAATCAACTTGGATTTTGCTGCCCTAAATCTCTCAGGAGATAATTATTTGAAATGGGCACTGGATACTGAGTTTATCCTAAAGTCAAAGGACTTGGTGAATGAATAACAAAAGGCAACAATGCCAAATGAGAAAGATTGATACATGACAATATTAATTATTAGCCATCATCTTATTAAGAGTCTCAAAGATCAGTATCTGACTATAGAGAATCCTCTAGACCTTTGGACAGAGTTAAAAAATCGAGATATGATCACCAAAGAACGATGTTATTACCAAAGGCTCTATCTGATTGGAGGAATCCCAGAATCCAGACTATAAGTCCGTGGATGACTATTGCTAGCTGGGCAAAATAATGGATTACTGATGAGAAACAGTGAATTGAGACCTCCTGGATTAACCCCATTACCTGATACCAATAAGGGCGCAGAAGAAAAAAAAAAGGAAACTACGTCCAGAATGATAGACAACACGGCCATGACCGTGGAGGTTGGAAAGGACGTGGCCATGGCCACTATAACACATTTGGCCATGGGAATCACTATTGCGAGGCCGTGTGTATCAACCCAATTTGAGCCATGGTCAAGGCAGTGGGCGTGGTATATCCTTTAAATCACAAAACTCAACCAAATCAGTGTGCCATAGATGTGGAATGGGGAACCATTGGGCTAAGATATGAAAGACTCTCAAAGAGAGTCTGAAAGGGAAGAATCCTGTCTCCTTTGATGTAGCCATCCTTAAGCTGAGCAATGCACACTGCATTGTCTTCATACATCACGGTTGGTGTGTCCTTGCCTTCGGTCATCCCACAATCGACTCGGATGTGTTTGGTCATGGACCGTAACCACACAGACTCGCGGCTAGCCTCGTGAATAGCCAAGATTTCTGAGTGGTTTGATGAAGTGGCAGCGATCGTCTGCTTCATGGAACACCATGAGATGGATGTGCCACCATGAGTAAAAGGTAGCCGGTCTGTGATCGAGCATTGTGAGGATCCGTTTTTCTGTATATGCCATTTGATGCACAAGGATTCCATCTTTAATGTACTCAAGCTGTAATCCCAAACAAAACTTTGTTTTTCCAAGATCTTTCATCTCGAATTCTTTCTTAAGATATTCAACTGTTTGGTAAATCTCTCCATAGGTTCCTAGGATATTCAGATCATCAACATACACTACTATGATCACAAATCCATTATTTTCGAATTTCTTTATAAAAATACATGGACTGATCTGGTAATTCTTATTGCCCTCTTTCACTAGGTACTCACTTAGTCTATTGTACCACATTCGGCCTGATTGTTTCAACCCATAAAGTGATTTGTTCAACTTTATACAATGTTGTTCTCGAGAACTCAATTTATTTTTCAATTCAATACCATCTGGTACTTTCATATATATCTCATTATCTAGTGGACCATATAAGTATGCAGTTACTACATTCATTAACCGCAAATCTAATTTTGCTCTTATAGCCAGACTTATTAGGAATCTAAAAGTAGTAGCATCCACCACATGGGAATATGTTTCCTCATAATCGATTTCTGGTCTCTGTGAAAATCCTTGTGCAAAAAGCTGTGCTTTATATCTCACTACTTCACCATGTTCATTTCTTTTCCTCACAAAGACCCATTTGTATCCAACTGTTTAACATCATATGGTGTTCGGATTATAGGACCAAAAACACCTCTTTTCTTTAAAGCATTTAACTCCACGTTTATAGATTCTTTCCATTTGATCCAATCTGATCATTGAGTGCACTCATAAATAGACGTGGGTTCATGATCCTCGTTTAAATCCATAAGTTCAAAAGCTACCTTGTATGCAAATATATCATCAATGTCGACATTCTTTTTGTTCCATTGTATTCCAGACAAGACGTAATTTATTGAGATCTCATTATTATCAGGACCTTCAGTACCTTGAATCTTGGCGTCCCAAGAATCAGGATTATATACATCAGGGCCGGCCGCATCTAAGCATTCATGATCGGCCGCGATCGCTATTAAGGTTTTCGGATCGGCCGCGGCTAAGTCCTGGGATTTAGGAACAGCCGCGGTCGTGTCTAGGGTTTTAACAACCTCGGTTTCATTATCTGCACCTTTCTTAGTTTTCCGTGGGTTCTTATCTTTGGAACCTATTGGTCTACCACGTTTCAAACGTTGTCTAGACTCTGTAGCAACTTGATTGTGTCCCTCTTGAACATCAATTCTTATTGGTGCATTAGCAGCTGGTATATATGACTTAGTCACTCTTTTCGGGTCAGCGAAGGAATCTGGCAATTGATTAGCTAGCTTTTGTAAATGTATAATCTTTTGGACTTCTAAATCACATTCCTGAGTCCGAGGATCTTGCCAAGATAAGGATGTTTGATTCCATGTAATCTCTTTTACCAGCTTACTTTTCTCTCCCCCTAATGTTGGATGTTCCGATTCATTAAAATGACAATCCACATACCTGGCCTTAAACGGCCGCATCTAAGCATTCATGATCGGCCGCGATCGCTATTAAGGTTTTCGGATCGGCCGCGGCTAAGTCCTGGGATTTAGGAACAGCCGCGGTCGTGTCTAGGGTTTTAACAACCTCGGTTTCATTATCTGCACCTTTCTTAGTTTTCCGTGGGTTCTTATCTTTGGAACCTATTGGTCTACCACGTTTCAAACGTTGTCTAGACTCTGTAGCAACTTGATTGTGTCCCTCTTGAACATCAATTCTTATTGGTGCATTAGCAGCTGGTATATATGACTTAGTCACTCTTTTCGGGTCAGCGAAGGAATCTGGCAATTGATTAGCTAGCTTTTGTAAATGTATAATCTTTTGGACTTCTAAATCACATTCCTGAGTCCGAGGATCTTGCCAAGATAAGGATGTTTGATTCCATGTAATCTCTTTTACCAGCTTACTTTTCTCTCCCCCTAATGTTGGATGTTCCGATTCATTAAAATGACAATCCACATACCTGGCCTTAAACAAATCACCCGTGGTTGGCTCAAGGTATTTTATAATCGTGGGGGAATCATGTCCAACATATATCCCCATCCTCCATTGAGGTCCCATCTTTGTTCTCTGTGGTGGTGCAATTGGCACATAGACAGCACAACCAAATGTCTTAAGATGGGATATGTCTGGCTCATGACCAGTAACAATTGTAATGGGGAATATCTATGTTCACTAGATGGTCTTATACGAATCAGTTCGGCCGCGTGCAAGACCGCGTGTCCCCAAGCTGTGGCTGGAAGCTTAGACCTCATAAGCAATGGTCTAGCTATTAGTTGAATTCGTTTTATGAATGATTCGGCCAAGCCGTTCTGTGTATGTACATGTGACGCGGAGTGTTCCACACTTACCCCCATGGACATATAATAATCATTAAACGCTTGGGACGTGAATTCACCAGCATTATCAAGACGTATAGTCTTTAAAGGAAAATCTGGAAAGTGTGCTCTCAACCGAATGATCTGAGCCAACAATCTCGCAAATGCCAAGTTATGAGTTGATAAGAGACAGACGTGCGACCATCTCGTGGACACATCAATCAGGACCATGTAATACCTAAACGTCCCACAAGGTGGGTCTTGTGGGTGTATTGGTCCACAGATGTCTCCTTGTATTCTTTCCAGAAAGTTTATTATTTCCTTAGTCACTTTGACTGGTGATGGCCTAACAATGAGTTTCCCTTGTGAACATGCCACACATGTTAGATTCTTAGGGACAACTCGTTTTTCTTTCAAAGGATGGCCATTAGTGTTCAATATCAACTTTCGCATCATGGTCGAACCAGGATGACCAAGCCGGTCGTGCCAGAGAGTAAAATTCTCGATGGCCACTCTGTTTAATACGGCATTGGCTTCTATCATACCAACCTTGGCGTAATAAAGGCCAGTAGAGAGCGCATGTATAGACTCTAGAACTTTCTTATGTCCTTGGCCGATCTCAATGATCTGAAAGAACTCTTTGTTTCCCTCTCCCTTAGTCTCAATATGAAAACCATTCATTCGAATGTCATTAAAGCTCAATAGGCTTCTCTTAGAGTTGGATGAATACAATGCATCAGATATCTCTAGATGCGTACCCTTAGGCAACAGAATGTTAGCCTGGCCGTAGCCCTCTATAAGACTGACTATACCCGCAATGGTATTGATAATGGCATTTTTCAGAGTAAGATTTATGAAATATCTTTTGTCTCATAAGATCGTGTGGCTAGACCCACTGTCCACAACGAAATCATCCATTCTTCAAAACAGATTGTAGAATGATACTTTAGAGACTTCTTTATAAAAACTTTCATTCATTAAGTTTATAAATAAAAAAAACAAGTTCAAAGCAATCAAAAAATAGAAAACACAAAGCAAAGAACACAAAACAACATATAGCCGAAATCAACTTTGATCTTTTAAACAATCAGACGTTTCATACTCCATGAGATCATCTTGTTCATGATTGAAATCATCTTCACCATCTTGATAAATCATATGAGCTTCAGGATTCTTCCCTTTCAAACTCTCTTGGTAGAGGTCAACGAGATGTTTGGGAGTCCTACATGTCTTAGCCCAATGATTATCCATACCACATCTATGACACATAGATTTGGTCGAGTTTTGTGGCTTGAAAGATGTACCACGGCCTCGGCCATGTCCACGGCCTCCATAGGAGCCACAACCATATGAGTTGCCTCGGCCTCGACTAAACGAATTCCGGCCTCGACCACATCCATGCCACTTCCCACGGCCACGGCCGTGTTGGCTATCACTCTGAACATGGTTCAACTCTTTCTTAGCCTCTACGGTCGCATGTGCCTTAGGTAATGAGTTTGTTCCAGGAGGTCTCAATTCACTGTTTCTCATGAACAGCTCATTGCTTTGCTCCGCAAGCAATAAATAAGAGATCAGATTAGCATAAGTAGAGAAGCCCTTCTCACGGTACTGTTGTTGTAACAACACATTGCTTGTGTGGAAGGTGGAAAATGTTTTCTCAAGCATATCCTTATCTGTTATATCCTCACCACACAGTTTCAATTTTGAAACTATTTTGAATTGAGCCGAGTTATACTCGTCCACGGACTTGAAGTCNNNNNNNNNNNNNNNNNNNNNNNNNNNNNNNNNNNNNNNNNNNNNNNNNNNNNNNNNNNNNNNNNNNNNNNNNNNNNNNNNNNNNNNNNNNNNATTCTCAATAGTCAAATACTGATCTTTGAGACTCTCAATAAGATGATGGCGTATAATTAATATCGCACTGTATCTATCTTTCTCACTTGCATTATTATCCTCGGTGATACATTCACCGATTCTCTTGAATTTCAATATGATCTTAGTATCAAGTGTCCATTGCAAGTAATTATCTCCAGGGAGATTTAGGGCAGCAAAATCCAAGTTGTTGATTTTCGACATCTGAAATCATATNNNNNNNNNNNNNNNNNNNNNNNNNNNNNNNNNNNNNNNNNNNNNNNNNNNNNNNNNNNNNNNNNNNNNNNNNNNNATGCATTCAGTTCATACGATTATGCATGCATGATATGCTAACAAGCCGCACGACCAAAACATCAAAGAGTTAATTACTATCTACCTAACGGATCATATTCAAGATTAATCAGTCAATGCAATTAGGGTTTCAATATGAACAAGGCCGGTTAGGTTAAGTCTTTAAACAAGATGAGAACTAGGCGATTTTAATTCCAATTCAATCAACCAAATTCAAGTATGAGATTAAGCAATCCTAGCAATCGGTTCTGTGTTATCAAATTCAGATTCAAAACATTCAATCACATAAACAATCAAATCAAATTTCGATTTCAAATTAGGGTTTGCATGGTATGCATGTGGCTAGGATTTAGGGAATTAGGGTTTCGATTTTAATCAAGCAATAAGATTCGATTTAGGTTATTAGGGATTGGATCTATTGCCTTAGGGTTTGGTTCTTAGATTTTAGTTTTACCTTAACCTCAAGACGGGTTGAATGGACCACCGAATAGAGAAGAACGCGAGCTGATCGTTGATGTCGGGTCGCGAACGGGTTGCTGTCTGTCGCGAACGGATTGAAGCTGAGACGGGTCGCGAACGGGAACAAGCTGCTATCGTGTCGTGAACGGGTTGAATGCTGAGATCGCCGCGAGCTGGAACGGACTGGGGTCGTCTATCGCGAGCTGAAAACGGATCGCGAACGTGCTGAGGATGAACGGTTCACGATCGAGATTAGGGTTCGTGATCAGAATGGGGTTATCGCCGGGATGAGTTAGGGTTTTAGTGTTTGGGACTTTAGCTTAGGGTTTTAGAGTAATCGTGCTGATAACGTGTTGTGAAACAAGAGAATAAAATCTGTATGTTTCAGTATTATTCATAAACATAAGGATCCCTTTATATATAAGGATTACACCGTCATAGAATAATGGAAAGACTAGAATATGAAAATACAAATATGGAAAGAGTACAAATCATAAGTCTAAAGTAAATAGGAAAGTAGCCAAAGTAGAAAAGGAAGTAGCCGACTCTCTCTCTATGGCGCGACCGTCTCTCTCTCTAAACGGGCCGACTCTCCCTCTCTTAGATATGAGCCGGTTATGGACATCCATGATATGAATTATAACACAAATAAGGATTATGCCACCACCGCACAACAAAAGATAACTTGTAGTGGCTAATTACATATATATAGTTTTTTTGTCACACATATATATAGTGATCGCATGTAATTTATTTATACCATTTAATTTAAGAATTGCTTTAGCTCAAACTTTGATAACCGATGAATCACAAGCTAAAACAACCTCACACACTTCTCATTAACTTTTTGTTAAGGGCAATCATTATCTACTACTTCATTTATTAGTGTTTGCNNNNNNNNNNNNNNNNNNNNNNNNNNNNNNNNNNNNNNNNNNNNNNNNNNNNNNNNNNNNNNNNNNNNNNNNNNNNNNNNNNNNNNNNNNNNNNNNNNNNGTAAATTTACGACGAAATATTTTTGTCGTAAATGTTCGTTGTTATGGACACGTTTTCTTGTAGTGGTATCATATTTATATGTATGTAAAATGATTGATGTCATTGATTAGAGCTTGCTTCCAAAGCAAAATAAATGGGGAGAAAACCTTGTTGTGACAAGATTGGATTGAGAAGAGGTCCATGGAGTATAGAAGAAGATCATAGACTCATGAACTTTATTCTTCACAATGGCATCCACTGCTGGAGAATCGTCCCCAAACTTGCAGGTACTTCTTTATACATACACATTTGTATGCCTGCATGCATAATTCGATTTATTTTTTATTGCTTTTCTGTTATCTTTGAGGGGTTTAGTGTTTACATGGTCATGAAGGTTTGTTGAGATGTGGGAAGAGCTGTAGATTGAGATGGATTAATTATTTGAGACCTGATCTCAAGAGAGGTGGTTTTACTGATGCTGAAGAAGATCGGATTATGGAACTTCACTCTCAGCTTGGCAATCGGTACCGTACGAAACTTCAATTTGTTTTTGGCTAAAAGCTAGTTATTCACTTTCTTTCAATCATATAATTACTTTACCCGGTGTAGGACAAGTTTTTCTTTAAAGAAAAAAAAATGAAACCTATCACCCATGTGTTACCGTACATGCTTGGATTTATGTACGACATGTTTCATTCAACTTCCTTCACTTCATTTATTACTTTCTAAAATTTATGAATATGGTTTCTAAAATTTAACAAAGTGGTTTCTGAAAACAGTTGTGCATGGGAGTGAGAATGGGTTATTTTTGAGGGGAAAATCGGTTATGGAAGAAAAAAATATATCCGGATTTATACATGTATAAGTTTATGTCCATATATCCTAAACTTTTTTTGGGTTTGGTTCATGCACGGCCGACCATAAAGTTTTAGGGTTATAGACATATAGTAAGAATTTTAATATATATTTTAAAACAATTTAGATGCTTATTGTGTATTACTTTAATAAATTTTTTTTTTTTTAAAAAGGGCTTCATATTAAACATAAACAACTACAAGCGAAGACCAAATGTCTTATAGTTTGAAAAAGTTTTCACGAGACAAGCCTCATGAGCAATTTTACCCCAAACCAATGCAACAAAGGAGTAGGTAAAGAAGGTGGACCAGTAATGGTATGAAAACATAACTTAGTGAGAGGAACCTCGGCCCCGACGACCTCGCTTACCTCTTCCTCGGACCGTCTTACTTTAATAAAATTTTGGGACCAAAACCAATGAAAAGTGTGGTTGAATTAAGTACGGTTGATATAATCACTTTATATGCTTATAAATTATGTAGTTATGGTTTCTTACATGTTTTATGAATGCATTGGATGTTGTAGGTGGTCTAAAATTGCTTCTCATTTCTCTGGTCGAACGGATAATGAGATAAAAAACCATTGGAATAAGAAGATCAAGAAGAAGATGAAACATCTTGGTTTAAATCCGGCTACGCATGAACCAATGAATAATATTACCAACCAACCCCAATCGATGCAGATAACAAAACCAAACATGTGTTTCTACCATCAAAGAAAGAGAAGAAACAAAGGGTCAACCAAAAGATATGATGTTATAATAGAAACAAAGAAGACATCAATAATATCCAATAATGATGAACTACTTCTGGCTAAGAACTGCAAAACGCTATATGCAGAAGAAGTAGACATCAGACCTCTATTCAAAATGCAAGGCAACGAGACATCTGTCTCGTCTTTACCTTCTTTATATAGTAATATTTCAAGAAGTGAATATTCATCCTATCTTGCAGAGGATTCCATATCTTTAGAGCAAATGGGGTTTGACCGATATGACGGATCCTTTGGTACCATGGGACCTCTTCACCAATCTTGATGATACTCCTTTCCTTTTATGACAAAATATATTGTAATATATCTACAAATATATAATAATCATATGTAATTAGTAGTTTAAATTCATGTATGTAAGATATGGATTATCCATGGCGGGCGATGATATATTTGCTCATACAAGTTGTATACATATATAAAAAGTATACATAAATACTAATTTATCCGAAATCAGATATATATGACAATGAAGAGCTGCAAAAATACCATACAATTGAAACATAGCTTGCAACTATATAACTGTTTTATCGTCACTTTTTACAAAAACTACTGTTTTCTAGTCACTTTTCAAAAACCNNNNNNNNNNNNNNNNNNNNNNNNNNNNNNNNNNNNNNNNNNNNNNNNNNNNNNNNNNNNNNNNNNNNNNNNNNNNNNNNNNNNNNNNNNNNNNNNNNNNNNNNNNNNNNNNNNNNNNNNNNNNNNNNNNNNNNNNNNNNNNNNNNNNNNNNNNNNNNNNNNNNNNNNNNNNNNNNNNNNNNNNNNNNNNNNNNNNNNNNNNNNNNNNNNNNNNNNNNNNNNNNNNNNNNNNNNNNNNNNNNNNNNNNNNNNNNNNNNNNNNNNNNNNNNNNNNNNNNNNNNNNNNNNNNNNNNNNNNNNNNNNNNNNNNNNNNNNNNNNNNNNNNNNNNNNNNNNNNNNNNNNNNNNNNNNNNNNNNNNNNNNNNNNNNNNNNNNNNNNNNNNNNNTTTTTGCTCTGTTCAGAATGATATTGTGTTACAGGAGCATAAGGTATTAAGTATTAGAGCGAAGCAGGAAATAAATTATTGCTGCGATCAGGAAGAGCTCTTGATGATATATATATATCAACTGCCTTGCTCATTGCTTATTTAGCAAGGCTTAATAATTTTCTCTATTCTTTTTTTTTCTCGGGTCATTTCTAGGGTTTCAGTCGCTCTCCGTCTAAATCAGGGATTATTCACTTGGCACGAGATTTCGTAAAGTTTCCTTTTTGAATTGCTGAGAATTTGTTTCAGATCCGTGTGATATCGAAGCACGTTCTCAAAATTTGTTGGACTGAATTTGGTAAACAGTTCTCTTAGCCTCTGTTTAATCCTTCGCTCTCTTTCGCAATAAGTTTTTTTTTTTGACAAAAAGTTTTCATATCTCTCCCACTAAGGTTCCGTACGAGAATTTCTCAAACGAACAAGGGAACGTAACGATGAAGAATCTAGAAGAGCAATGGGTGTGCTGAGAAGAAACTCTGAGAATAATTACTCTAGAGCGAAAATATTCATTAACCAGGCAAAGAGTTTGGATATAGATCTTGGTTGTTTAAATCAAGTGCTGATTATGATCGATGTTTAATTGTTTATTGCAGGAGGAAGAGAAACTGACTGATATGTGATTCTGACTGTAGTTCGTTGCTAATGAAGAAACCGTCAAGAAACTGCACAAGAAGTTAGCTCTTTTCTTCATCTCGGACAAGAACAAGTTCAACGGCGCAAATGGCACTTTTTAAACTGATTTTAAAAGCTTGGTCTCAGTTGTCTGATCAAGAAGGTAAACATAAAAATAGTGGAATTCAGAAATCACAAAAGCCACATGAGCCTGCTTCATCTAACAAGCCAAGGCCAAAGCCTAAGCCTGAGTATGAACCTCCGCCTAAGTTTGAACCTACTTTTTGGAAAGGGTGCAATAGATGCAAGACATATTGTGAATTCTTGAGGGCTGATTACCTTAACAAGTCCTCCTGAGCATCATGCTTTACTTTTTTTCCCTTGTGTGTTCTTCAAATAATTGTGCCACTATACATTTATACATTTAGTTTGGAAGTATGCTTTCGAATTACCCTTTTAATACGAGAATTCACTTAACACTTGATGTTTTACTCATGTCTGACGTGAGCTTATCATTTCTGTTGTATATATTTAAAAGGTATAGTAGTAAATATCACCTATTCTAAAACTAAGGAGTTTGTTAACTTTGATTAGTCAATTATTTTCTATTGTTTTTGTGGATAATTGATTTTTTTCTTTGATTTGCTTTCACAAAATGGTGTATCTATTACAAGTTATTGTTTACTGTTTTAATTAATTGGATGTAAATTACAATGATGGTTGACAAATAAAACTTTGTTGTAATATTGTTTTTGTTTGCAGTTGATATATATACTGAATGTTTAAAGCCATATATGACAGGTTAAGAATTAGGAAAACATAGGAAGAACAAGACATTCAGAAGTAAAACAGAAAAGCTTCAAATTAGATTTGTATGGAGGGAGCTAAATATAAAATCATCGTATTTTTAAAAAACTAATCTAATTATATGATCAATGTATTTTTTTTAGAACTAATCTAACTTAACCAGTGATAAACTAATTAGTGTGTTCATGGTTTGTTTTTTTGCTATACTCATCTTTTTACAAAAATAAAAGTTGTTTTATACATGTAATTTTAGTTATCTAAAACTGAAATTTGGTCTTATTTATAAGAAAAAATAAGTTCGTGCGTAGCACGAGAACCATACTAGTTTGATAATAAAACAAAAATGCTCCTAACTTTTTTTCTGACTTAATAACACATCTATCTATAAATATAAAGTTGGCTTTTTCCTTTCTTATGACATGTGGAAGGGGAGTTTGTTGACATGTGTCTTCATGTTTGTTCTATAATTTTAAATCCTTCTTCATTTAAATTATTGTAATTTGCTCTATCAATTTCTAATTATGTACTACATAATCTTTCTCATATTTATTGCTCCCTAAAATTCAAGAAATAAATAAAAGAATATA
Proteins encoded in this window:
- the LOC106341496 gene encoding protein ODORANT1-like, giving the protein MGRKPCCDKIGLRRGPWSIEEDHRLMNFILHNGIHCWRIVPKLAGLLRCGKSCRLRWINYLRPDLKRGGFTDAEEDRIMELHSQLGNRWSKIASHFSGRTDNEIKNHWNKKIKKKMKHLGLNPATHEPMNNITNQPQSMQITKPNMCFYHQRKRRNKGSTKRYDVIIETKKTSIISNNDELLLAKNCKTLYAEEVDIRPLFKMQGNETSVSSLPSLYSNISRSEYSSYLAEDSISLEQMGFDRYDGSFGTMGPLHQS